ATTTTACAGCAGATTCCCGAATTTACCTATGCCTTGATGTTGTTTTATGCAGATGAATTAAATAAAAGTGAAAACAATATTCGCAAAATAGCACACATGAATGTCCGCGAACGTGTAATTGATTTGCTGCTTTATATTCATCGTAAATTCGGACAGGTGAATGGTTTAATTGATATTGAACTTTCGCGGAAAGAAATTGCAGATTTTGCAGGAACTACTGAGGAACAGGCAATTCGAATTATATCCGGTTTAAAAAGAGAAGCATTGATTAAAACCGAAGGAAAACGTGTCGGGATTTTAGAAATTTCAGAATTAAGATCTGAAATTATGGAGCATAAATATTTTTGTTGAGAGACAAAGTTACAAAGCGACAGAGTTGCAAAGGTTTTGCCATGTACATATTTATAATGTATTTATTGTAGAGACGCACCGCAGTGCGTCTCCACGTCGAGTGTGTTTTATTTTTTCCTTCCAACAAATCGAATTACAGAACCAGTTCCGTTATGAAATAAGCCTTCGCTGAGTTCAATTTCTTTTTCTTCCAATTCAATGATTTCGTAATCTGGAAAATCAGCTTTGATTTCTTCTATTGAAAATAAGGATTCGATATCTTTTGGACCGCCGACTTTTTCGTTTTTAGTTACATACTCTAAATGTTTTTTACTGAAAGCTTCAAAAATTATAACCCCGTTTTTACACAAAAGTGCATCAAGCTGTTTATGAATTTTAGATTTAATTTCTGCCGGAAAATGTGCATAAATTAAAGCAATCGCATCAAATTGGTCTTCCTGAAAATTTAAAGTTTCGAGCTCGCCAACCTGATAATCGATTAAAACATTATTGTTTTTTGCCAAAATAAGGGCTTTGTTTCTGCCTTCTTCACTAATATCAAATGCCGAAACTTTCCAGCCCAGTTTTGCAGCAAAAACAGCATTTCGTCCTTCTCCCTCGGCAGGAAAAAGAATAGATCCAGTTTCAAATTTTTTTATTTGTTCTTTGAGGTAATTGTTGGGTTCTTCGCCGTATGCAAATTCTTCACTTTTGTAACGGTCGTCCCATCTTTTAGTCCAGTTGTTCATGAATTACGATAATTATTAATTTTCTATTTTATTTTTTAAAGCCAATAAATCGCCAGAGGTTAAATTTCCTGTTGTCATATTGTTCCGGATTGTACTTTTTAATTTCTATTTTTTCTCTGTCGGTTACTGCAATTCCAAAGTGATTTTCTATATTAGAATTTATTCTCTCAAATTTTCCTAAAGCCAGCATTTTTTCATTTATTCTGCATCCGTCATGATAGTCGTGGTAAATTTCAACAGGTAATGGTTTATAATGAGGAGTTGATTTGATATAAATGGTAAAAAAGTAGGGATCGAGATCACCAAATTCAAGACCAAAAACCAATGGGACTTCAATTCTTTGCTGCGTTATTGTGTTTTCAAATAAGCAATGATAGCCATGAACAAAATATTTCCATTCATCCATTTTTCTCCATCCTGTTTTAAATCTGCCAAAAGTTAATAGCGGAAAATCCGGATTAATAGTCGTTTTAAGTTTTTTTGCAAGACTGAATATTAAAGTTTCTCCTAATTGACGATAATCTTTTGCGCAGTCTTCAAAGAAAACCTGATTATCTTCAATTTCTTTGTCGGTTATTAATTTTGAGATGTTAATTTCCGGTTCTGTTAATGGCGCAGCAACAAGAAAAGCCTCTAATTTCTGTTTCAAATCTGCTGCAACATGCTGACGTTGATTCTCAATACTGCCATCGAAAACAATTTTTAAAATCTGGTTTCTTGGAATCTGACAAATGTGTTCCAAAGAGGGAATCTGCTCTGTAGATTGTATATGTATAATTTCAACTGGTTTGTTCATTTGTAGGTTTTAGGGGCTTTTTTATATCATCAAATATACTTAAAATCAAAAAAATACCCTTTCTCAAAATTTGAAAAAGGGTGTTTTTTTTATAACAGACTTTGTAAATCTTTATTTTTTATAAGTAAAAATTCTTGGGTTTACAGAAATCATTAACCATGCCCAGTTGTTAGTATGCCCTGCATATCCTCCTTTAACGTATTCCATAGTTTTTGAGCCAAACATTTGAGAATATCCTCCAGTTATAGTAATATCTTTTTTGAAATTATAACCAAAAGTGGCATCAATCTCAGTTCCCAGATATGAATCCATTTTTTCAAGAGGTGTAACGACATCTGCAGCAGTTAAAAATACATGCGGAATCAAAGCAAACTGCCATTTGTTTACATTGTAATTTAATTTGATAAAAACATCCTGTAACCCCACGCTGTTTGTGTAGTTTCCAACATAAAAATAATCCATATAACCATTAAATCCGTGGTTAGTTCCAAAAAGCGGATTGAAAGATTTGATTACTGTACTGCCGTCATTGGTGTCTTTTCCTGATAAAAATTCGTAACCCAATCCGGCTTTAAATGAATCTGTTACAGAGTAGTTAACATTAGCCGCAGCATTCCATGCACTTACCTTTAAGTCTGTACTCTTTCCGGTTTGACCATACAGCCAGAAGTTAGTGTCTAATTTATTCTTTTTATAGGTTACATACGTACCAAAAGTCTGTTTGTAATCTACCTTTAAATCCTGTGTTGGGTTAGCCGGAACAGCAGGATATTCGTAACCTGTATTAAGGAATAATAAACTTGCTCCTAAATCGCCTGTAAACTGATTGTGGTACCAGGCATACTGCATAGTTTTGTAATTGTTTGGAACAGTGTAAGGTGTCTGCACTAAATTTTCAGAAGTTGAATTGTAAGCACCTCCAAAATCCAGTTTCTGCTTTTCAGTATGGTACGAAAATATTAAGGCGTCATGGCTTTGACCTTGCTGCGCCCAGTCCAGTTCTCCAAGGATACGCTGGTTGTCATACGAAAGAACCTGACGTCCCATTCTGGCACTCCATTTTTCGTTAAAATTGTATTGTGCCCAGGCTTCGAAAACTGCTACACCATTTTTATCAGACTGGGTTGTTGTTGGAACATCTCCCCAGGTTCTGGTGTTTTGGAGCGTTAATTTTACAATTAAATTTTCCTGGTTAAAATTGAAGTTTAGACGGGATCTTTGTGAAATCTGCGAAGTCCCTTTCTGACCTTCATCGAGAAGTGATTTAAAACCGTTTCGATATTCAAAGCGCGGCCTTAACTGCAAGTTCACATCTAGTTCCTGTGCCTGAATTTCGAAACTTAATCCTAAGATAAGTACTAAAATTAGTTTAAGTTTTTTCATAAATTGTCATGTTTTAATAGATGGTGAATTTATAAGAAAAATAGTTCTTTTAGTATGATTTTAATCATATTTCTAATTTTTTTTTAATCTTGGCTTAACCTGTTGTTTTTCAGTTATCAATATTTAATACAAGTCTTTTATTGTTTATTTTTTTAGTAATTGTGTAGTGCATCCAGATCAGGCAGAAGATTGAAAACAACAGGATAAAAATCCAGGAACTTGACCAAATGCCTGTTGCTGTTAGTAAATATCCGAAAATTATAGGACCAAAAAAACCTCCCAAACCTCCAATCATACCCACCATACCGCCTACAACACCTACTTCTGTCGGGAAATATTCCGGAATATGTTTGTAAACCGCCGCTTTTCCAATTCCCCAGGAAATTCCAATTAAGATTACTAATATAAGAAAAATCCACATATTGGCATCAAACTTAATAACGGTAATGCCTTTTGCAATTAATTCTTTTTTTGCAATGTTTTGATTTTGAGTTACTACAACATCCTGCCAGCTTGATGAGGTTGGAAAAATGGTATTCTCATCTACGATTGCCGCTTTCTGCATAATAGGATATTCTTTATCTCCCACTTTTACGGTTTTGGAGTTGACCTCATTGACCATTCCTTTTTTAGCAGCCAGTATTCCGGGACCGGCAGTTGTAATTTCCATTTTCGGAACCATTAATAAAGCGCTTAAAATTACAGATGAACCTAAAACCCAATACATTACTTTTCTGGCCCCGAATTTATCAGATAAATATCCTCCAAAAGCCCTAATTACTCCGGAAGGTAAGCTGAACATGGTTGCAAATAAACCACCCATAACTAAGCTCGTTTGATAAACATTCATAAAGTTGGGTAAAAGCCATTGAGAATATGCTACAAAGCAGCCAAAAACTAAAAAGTAATACGCTCCAAAACGCCAGACTCTTTGTGATTTTAAAGGCGTAAGCATTTGCGAGACACTTTTTGTATTATTTTCTATTTTTTTGTTTTGAGCGAAAATTAAAAACGCAACACCTATTATAACTAATGAAATAGCATAAATAACAGGCAGAACTTTCCATCCGTTTTGCGGATCATTAATTGAAAAATGATTTAATAAAGAAGGGGCTAAAAAAGTTGTAATTGCAGCACCGGCATTTCCCATTCCGAAGATTCCCAGCGCGCGGCCTTGCCATTCTTTTGGATACCAAATAGAGGTGTAGCCAATTCCGACAGCGAAACTGGTTCCGACCATTCCGAAGAAGAAACTAAGTATAGCAAACATCAAGAAACTATCAGCGTAGGGAAGGAGAAATAGCGGAATTGCACTGAGTAATAATAAAAGGGAAAACACATATTTTCCGCCAAACTTATCCGTCAGGATTCCGATTGGGAGACGCATTACGGATCCCGTTAAAATTGGAATACCCAAAAGCCATCCAACCTGAATCACGTTCCAATGGAAAATTCCGTTATCGACTAAAAAGGTTACTAAAACTCCGTTTAGTGTCCAGCAGGCAAAACACACTGTAAATGCCAATGTGTTCAAAAATAAAATTTTATGGGATTGCGATAGTGAGTTTGTATTTTTCATAGCACTTATATTTTTATGTAAAAATAAGTACTATGACTTAGTTAAAACCTGCTAAAACGCAGTTTTTAGAAAATAATTACGTATTAATACGTAATTATTCTTAAATTAACGAATACTCAGCCGCCTTATTAGAAAGTTCCATTAAGTTTTTTACTTTCAGTTTTTTCATCAAG
This portion of the Flavobacterium gelatinilyticum genome encodes:
- a CDS encoding class I SAM-dependent methyltransferase → MNNWTKRWDDRYKSEEFAYGEEPNNYLKEQIKKFETGSILFPAEGEGRNAVFAAKLGWKVSAFDISEEGRNKALILAKNNNVLIDYQVGELETLNFQEDQFDAIALIYAHFPAEIKSKIHKQLDALLCKNGVIIFEAFSKKHLEYVTKNEKVGGPKDIESLFSIEEIKADFPDYEIIELEEKEIELSEGLFHNGTGSVIRFVGRKK
- a CDS encoding DUF6896 domain-containing protein; protein product: MNKPVEIIHIQSTEQIPSLEHICQIPRNQILKIVFDGSIENQRQHVAADLKQKLEAFLVAAPLTEPEINISKLITDKEIEDNQVFFEDCAKDYRQLGETLIFSLAKKLKTTINPDFPLLTFGRFKTGWRKMDEWKYFVHGYHCLFENTITQQRIEVPLVFGLEFGDLDPYFFTIYIKSTPHYKPLPVEIYHDYHDGCRINEKMLALGKFERINSNIENHFGIAVTDREKIEIKKYNPEQYDNRKFNLWRFIGFKK
- a CDS encoding alginate export family protein, with amino-acid sequence MKKLKLILVLILGLSFEIQAQELDVNLQLRPRFEYRNGFKSLLDEGQKGTSQISQRSRLNFNFNQENLIVKLTLQNTRTWGDVPTTTQSDKNGVAVFEAWAQYNFNEKWSARMGRQVLSYDNQRILGELDWAQQGQSHDALIFSYHTEKQKLDFGGAYNSTSENLVQTPYTVPNNYKTMQYAWYHNQFTGDLGASLLFLNTGYEYPAVPANPTQDLKVDYKQTFGTYVTYKKNKLDTNFWLYGQTGKSTDLKVSAWNAAANVNYSVTDSFKAGLGYEFLSGKDTNDGSTVIKSFNPLFGTNHGFNGYMDYFYVGNYTNSVGLQDVFIKLNYNVNKWQFALIPHVFLTAADVVTPLEKMDSYLGTEIDATFGYNFKKDITITGGYSQMFGSKTMEYVKGGYAGHTNNWAWLMISVNPRIFTYKK
- a CDS encoding MFS transporter, translated to MKNTNSLSQSHKILFLNTLAFTVCFACWTLNGVLVTFLVDNGIFHWNVIQVGWLLGIPILTGSVMRLPIGILTDKFGGKYVFSLLLLLSAIPLFLLPYADSFLMFAILSFFFGMVGTSFAVGIGYTSIWYPKEWQGRALGIFGMGNAGAAITTFLAPSLLNHFSINDPQNGWKVLPVIYAISLVIIGVAFLIFAQNKKIENNTKSVSQMLTPLKSQRVWRFGAYYFLVFGCFVAYSQWLLPNFMNVYQTSLVMGGLFATMFSLPSGVIRAFGGYLSDKFGARKVMYWVLGSSVILSALLMVPKMEITTAGPGILAAKKGMVNEVNSKTVKVGDKEYPIMQKAAIVDENTIFPTSSSWQDVVVTQNQNIAKKELIAKGITVIKFDANMWIFLILVILIGISWGIGKAAVYKHIPEYFPTEVGVVGGMVGMIGGLGGFFGPIIFGYLLTATGIWSSSWIFILLFSIFCLIWMHYTITKKINNKRLVLNIDN